One Festucalex cinctus isolate MCC-2025b chromosome 3, RoL_Fcin_1.0, whole genome shotgun sequence DNA window includes the following coding sequences:
- the snapc5 gene encoding snRNA-activating protein complex subunit 5 — MHSRLQELKKEEETLLKIKVMLQDQLNRLKFEEGALKSIIRAQTEEAEPEYASPETEDVNLDDENKINCTKLLLNTAADYDMEEEEEEEDEDDDEEEENEDDDNEFGFVPDGDYEEEDDDNY; from the exons ATGCACAGCCGTCTACAAGAGTTAAAAAAGGAAGAGGAGACTCTCCTCAAAATAAAAGTTATGCTACAAGACCAGCTAAACAGGTTAAAG TTTGAAGAAGGTGCCTTGAAATCAATCATAAGAGCTCAAACTGAGGAAGCAGAACCTGAATACGCATCTCCAGAAACTGAG GATGTCAACCTTGACGACGAAAACAAGATTAACTGCACCAAACTTTTGCTGAACACTGCTGCTGATTATGAtatggaggaggaagaggaagaagaggacgaagatgatgatgaggaagaggagaacgAAGATGACGACAATGAGTTTGGTTTTGTGCCTGATGGGGAttatgaagaagaagatgatgataaTTATTGA